From Candidatus Poribacteria bacterium, one genomic window encodes:
- a CDS encoding DEAD/DEAH box helicase — protein sequence MPKLNLKPNHKAIRDYYATLQEYAQHNIIRESAVSSPFETLLHACAKQINATLVPQYPMRAPKGNRIVIDGAIIDAYGLPLAYWEAKDIADNLAKAAQEKQDAGYPLDNILFQTPQRAILYQNGAEVLDIDITEPTNLIAALQYLFAYVPPEVDNWQTTVSDFREQVPDLANRLKVLIEQRHETDPAFKKAFTDFYDTCRTSINPELSQDAVEEMLIQHILTERIFRTVFNNSAFTRRNIIAREIENVVDELIRQAFSREEFLKPLDRFYVAIEQAAMLCKDFSQKQHFLNTFYEKFFQGFSEDVADTHGIVYTPQPIVDFMVSSVAHILETEFGRSLSDTGVHIIDPFVGTGNFIVRLMRDIQGTALEEKYRHEFHCNEVMLLPYYIASLNIEQEYYQRTGTYLPFEGLALADTFELMEQQQRELFTQENTARVERQKAADMFVIIGNPPYNMGQVNENDNNKNRTYETIDTLLQETYSRASKATNKKALSDPYVKAILWASERIEEEGVVAFVTNNGFLDGIAFDGMRKHLAQDFNAIYILDLGGNVRQNPKLSGTTHNVFGIQVGVSINFLIKKDATKTDTKPTEIFYARVDEFWRKEEKYNYLDSKEHYQNIDWQQITPDSRYTWLTEGLHAEFDTFLPMGTKETKAIRGTALGVIFKNYSRGVNTSRDTWAYNFNQDTLTENVQKMMGFYNAQVLKWLTTPEKSIVKVDNFVSYDNTKISWSSGLKQKLKSGQMAEFSETQLRSSLYRPFTKSPLYFDRMMIERVYVFPSIFPTPETETENRVICLTALGSKKPFHCLMTQHLLDVHLTGDSQCFPFYTYDEDGINRQENITDWALTEFQTHYNDNTITKWDIFHYTYGLLHHPVYREKYEMNLKRDLPHIPFAEDFWGFANAGAQLADLHVNYESVPKYDGLKYIETEDMTVDWRVERMKLSKDKTQLKYNDFLTLDGIPAEVYEYRLGTRSALEWVVDQYRVKTDKRSGIVNDPNRADQPRYIVDLIGRVITVSLQTVEIVNNLPLL from the coding sequence ATGCCGAAACTCAATCTCAAACCCAACCACAAAGCAATCCGCGACTACTACGCCACGCTACAGGAATACGCGCAACACAACATCATACGCGAAAGTGCGGTCAGTTCTCCTTTTGAAACCCTGCTGCACGCCTGTGCAAAGCAGATAAACGCCACGCTTGTCCCCCAATACCCGATGCGCGCCCCAAAAGGAAATCGCATCGTTATCGACGGCGCCATCATCGACGCATACGGACTCCCGCTCGCCTACTGGGAAGCGAAAGATATAGCGGATAACCTCGCTAAAGCCGCACAGGAGAAACAGGACGCAGGTTATCCGTTGGACAATATCCTCTTCCAAACACCGCAACGCGCCATCCTGTATCAGAACGGCGCAGAGGTGCTGGATATAGACATCACCGAACCCACCAACCTGATTGCCGCCCTTCAATATCTATTCGCTTACGTCCCACCCGAGGTCGACAATTGGCAGACAACCGTCTCCGATTTCAGAGAACAAGTCCCGGACCTCGCAAACAGGTTGAAGGTACTCATCGAACAACGCCACGAAACCGATCCAGCCTTCAAGAAGGCGTTCACCGATTTCTACGATACCTGCCGCACCTCCATCAACCCAGAACTCTCACAGGATGCCGTCGAGGAGATGCTCATCCAACATATCCTCACCGAACGCATCTTTCGCACGGTCTTTAATAACTCCGCTTTTACCCGCCGAAACATCATCGCACGTGAGATTGAAAACGTCGTCGATGAACTCATCCGACAGGCGTTCAGTCGCGAGGAGTTTCTCAAACCGCTGGATCGGTTCTATGTCGCCATTGAACAAGCCGCGATGCTCTGCAAAGACTTCTCCCAAAAACAGCATTTCCTTAACACGTTCTACGAGAAATTCTTTCAGGGGTTCTCCGAGGACGTCGCGGACACACACGGCATCGTCTATACACCGCAACCGATCGTCGATTTCATGGTGAGCAGCGTGGCACACATCTTGGAAACCGAGTTCGGTCGCTCGCTGTCGGATACCGGCGTGCATATCATCGATCCGTTCGTCGGCACAGGCAACTTCATCGTCCGGCTCATGCGGGACATCCAAGGCACGGCATTAGAGGAGAAATACCGTCACGAATTCCACTGCAACGAGGTGATGCTCCTGCCCTACTACATTGCGAGTCTCAACATCGAGCAGGAATACTACCAACGCACGGGGACGTATCTACCGTTTGAAGGGCTCGCACTTGCGGACACGTTTGAGTTGATGGAGCAGCAGCAAAGGGAACTCTTCACACAGGAAAACACAGCGCGCGTGGAACGACAAAAGGCGGCGGATATGTTCGTCATTATCGGCAATCCGCCCTATAACATGGGCCAAGTCAACGAAAACGACAATAACAAAAATCGGACGTATGAGACGATAGACACGCTGCTGCAGGAAACGTATTCGCGAGCCTCAAAAGCAACGAATAAAAAAGCACTCTCAGATCCGTATGTGAAAGCAATTCTTTGGGCATCAGAACGGATTGAGGAAGAAGGCGTTGTTGCCTTCGTAACAAATAATGGCTTTCTCGACGGTATCGCGTTTGATGGGATGCGGAAACACCTCGCACAGGATTTCAATGCAATCTACATTTTAGACTTGGGTGGGAATGTCCGTCAAAATCCGAAGTTGTCTGGAACAACGCACAACGTCTTCGGAATTCAGGTCGGCGTGAGCATTAATTTTCTCATCAAGAAAGATGCTACCAAGACAGATACAAAACCTACCGAAATCTTCTATGCGCGTGTTGACGAATTCTGGCGGAAAGAAGAGAAATATAACTATCTCGATTCAAAGGAACACTACCAAAATATTGATTGGCAACAGATAACACCTGACAGTCGCTATACATGGCTGACAGAGGGACTCCACGCCGAGTTTGATACCTTTCTCCCGATGGGGACAAAGGAAACAAAGGCGATTAGAGGTACTGCACTCGGTGTAATTTTCAAAAACTATAGCCGTGGTGTTAACACGAGCCGTGATACATGGGCTTACAACTTCAATCAGGATACTCTTACCGAAAACGTTCAGAAAATGATGGGCTTCTACAATGCACAAGTGCTGAAGTGGTTGACCACACCAGAGAAGTCAATTGTGAAGGTCGATAACTTCGTATCGTATGACAACACGAAAATCAGTTGGAGTTCCGGTTTAAAACAGAAGTTGAAAAGTGGACAAATGGCTGAGTTTTCAGAGACTCAACTTCGGAGTTCTCTCTATCGTCCATTTACGAAATCACCCCTCTACTTTGATCGGATGATGATCGAGCGCGTCTATGTGTTTCCATCTATTTTCCCTACACCGGAGACAGAAACGGAAAATCGGGTGATTTGTCTCACGGCTCTTGGCAGTAAAAAGCCTTTCCACTGTTTAATGACACAGCACCTACTGGATGTTCATCTCACAGGCGATTCCCAATGCTTTCCCTTCTACACCTATGATGAGGACGGCATCAACCGACAAGAGAACATCACCGATTGGGCGTTAACGGAATTCCAAACCCACTATAATGATAACACCATCACCAAGTGGGATATCTTCCACTACACCTACGGACTCCTGCACCATCCCGTCTATCGCGAGAAATACGAGATGAACCTCAAGCGCGACCTCCCGCATATCCCCTTCGCCGAAGACTTCTGGGGATTCGCTAACGCAGGCGCGCAGTTAGCAGACCTTCACGTTAACTATGAATCCGTTCCGAAATACGACGGACTAAAATACATTGAAACAGAGGATATGACAGTCGATTGGCGGGTTGAGCGGATGAAACTCTCCAAAGACAAGACGCAGCTGAAATACAACGATTTCCTGACGTTGGACGGTATCCCGGCGGAGGTATATGAGTATCGACTCGGCACGCGTTCTGCGTTGGAGTGGGTCGTGGATCAGTATCGCGTCAAGACGGACAAACGGAGCGGTA